A portion of the Bacillus oleivorans genome contains these proteins:
- a CDS encoding DEAD/DEAH box helicase — MKKHPFERFNIHPAFVQVIDKKGFYEPTDIQAKVIPLVLKKESIIGQSQTGTGKSHAYLLPVLSMVEAELEAVQAVITAPTRELALQIFENFKELTAALPDNEKITGKCLIGGTDKQRTIEKLGTPPQVVIGTPGRILDLVKEQALSFHKTSMLVVDEADIMLDMGFIHEVDQLAGRMPEKLQILVFSATIPEKLKPFLKKYMENPVYMQIDPKTTSPKKIDHILVPLKSRTKENLLYDILTSINPYIALVFANTKEKVDEFADALSEKGLKTAKFHGGLNPRERKRIMKQIRDLEFQYVVATDLAARGIDIEGVSHVVNMELPTDLDFYVHRTGRTGRADLSGIAITVYEPSDEHALNELEKKGIQFQSKDLVKGEWRDIPDRNRRKKRERTEEDIPEKSSMRVKKPAKVKPGYKKKMKAELEKLKKREKRKIAKKKS, encoded by the coding sequence ATGAAAAAACATCCATTTGAAAGGTTTAATATTCATCCTGCTTTTGTTCAGGTGATTGATAAAAAAGGGTTTTATGAACCGACAGACATTCAGGCGAAGGTCATTCCGCTCGTACTTAAAAAGGAAAGTATTATTGGACAATCCCAGACAGGAACTGGGAAATCTCATGCGTATTTATTGCCTGTTCTATCGATGGTTGAAGCCGAATTAGAGGCTGTACAAGCTGTGATTACAGCTCCGACCCGAGAGTTAGCCTTGCAAATTTTTGAGAATTTTAAAGAACTGACAGCTGCTTTACCTGACAATGAAAAAATTACAGGGAAATGCCTCATTGGCGGAACAGACAAACAGCGAACAATAGAAAAACTGGGAACTCCGCCACAAGTTGTAATTGGGACACCGGGGAGAATATTAGACCTTGTCAAAGAACAAGCCTTAAGTTTCCATAAAACATCTATGCTAGTCGTTGACGAAGCAGATATAATGCTTGATATGGGGTTTATTCACGAGGTAGACCAACTGGCAGGGAGAATGCCGGAAAAACTGCAAATCTTAGTATTTTCTGCTACAATCCCCGAAAAACTAAAGCCGTTTTTAAAAAAGTACATGGAAAATCCAGTGTATATGCAAATTGATCCAAAAACAACGTCACCTAAGAAAATTGATCATATTCTCGTTCCATTGAAATCACGCACGAAAGAAAATCTTCTATACGACATCCTAACTTCGATTAATCCATACATAGCTCTTGTATTTGCGAATACGAAGGAAAAAGTTGACGAATTTGCAGATGCTCTTTCTGAAAAAGGACTGAAGACTGCGAAATTTCATGGCGGCCTCAATCCCCGGGAACGAAAGAGAATCATGAAGCAAATCAGGGATTTGGAATTCCAATATGTCGTAGCAACCGATCTTGCAGCAAGGGGAATCGATATCGAAGGGGTCAGCCATGTTGTCAATATGGAACTGCCGACCGATCTTGATTTTTATGTACACCGAACCGGGCGAACAGGGAGAGCAGACCTTTCTGGAATAGCTATTACCGTATATGAACCCTCAGATGAACATGCATTAAATGAACTGGAAAAGAAGGGGATTCAATTTCAGTCGAAGGATTTAGTAAAAGGTGAATGGAGGGATATTCCTGATCGGAATCGAAGAAAAAAGAGAGAGCGCACAGAAGAAGACATCCCGGAGAAAAGTTCAATGAGAGTAAAAAAACCTGCAAAGGTCAAGCCCGGGTATAAAAAGAAAATGAAAGCTGAATTAGAAAAGCTGAAAAAAAGAGAAAAGCGAAAAATCGCAAAAAAGAAATCATAA